The following coding sequences lie in one Enterococcus sp. 9E7_DIV0242 genomic window:
- the rimM gene encoding ribosome maturation factor RimM (Essential for efficient processing of 16S rRNA) has product MVEYLNVGKIVNTQGLKGEVRVISQTDFPELRYKKGSVLTLFQDGKQPNQLVIKSHRKHKNFDIVSFEEHPNINDVEKYRDGILKIEKDQVGSLKNNEFYYHEIIGLKVVDEEGNELGKIKEILSPGANDVWVVQRVKKKDVLLPYIESVIKKVDLTNEQVIVEIPEGLIDDED; this is encoded by the coding sequence ATGGTTGAATATTTAAATGTAGGAAAAATTGTTAACACTCAAGGGCTCAAGGGGGAAGTACGGGTCATCTCTCAAACAGATTTTCCGGAGCTTCGTTACAAAAAGGGTTCTGTACTGACCCTGTTTCAGGATGGAAAACAGCCAAATCAGCTTGTGATAAAAAGTCATAGAAAGCATAAAAATTTCGATATTGTAAGCTTTGAAGAGCATCCGAACATCAATGATGTTGAAAAATACCGTGACGGCATCTTGAAAATTGAGAAGGATCAGGTTGGCTCGCTTAAAAATAATGAGTTCTATTATCATGAAATCATTGGCTTGAAGGTCGTTGATGAAGAGGGAAATGAGCTAGGGAAAATAAAAGAAATTCTCTCACCTGGTGCCAACGATGTCTGGGTCGTTCAACGAGTTAAGAAGAAAGACGTGCTGCTTCCATATATTGAATCAGTGATCAAGAAAGTTGACTTGACGAACGAACAGGTTATTGTAGAAATTCCAGAAGGATTGATTGACGATGAAGATTGA